The Etheostoma cragini isolate CJK2018 chromosome 15, CSU_Ecrag_1.0, whole genome shotgun sequence genome window below encodes:
- the hgs gene encoding hepatocyte growth factor-regulated tyrosine kinase substrate isoform X3, with protein MGKGGGTFERLLDKATSQLLLETDWESILQICDLIRQGDAQAKYAIGAIKKKLNDKNPHVALYALEVLESVVKNCGQTVHDEVASKQTMEELKELLKTEPNVRNKILYLIQAWAHAFRNEPKYKVVQDTYQIMKVEGHVFPEFKESDAMFAAERAPDWVDAEECHRCRVQFGVMTRKHHCRACGQIFCGKCSSKCSTIPKFGIEKEVRVCEPCFELLNNHPSLSPPLRKAEGKAPAPGAAELPPEYLTSPLSQQSQVEMPPKRDEAALQEEEELQLAIALSQSEAEEKERMRQKNSYSMYPKADPTPVTSSAPPVSTLYTSPVNSSAPSAEDVDPELARYLNRTYWEKKQEDARKSPTPSAPASVPSAESLPPISQPVESHVAVAVPVSVSVQPVNIVEQQYQNGESEENHEQFLKALQNSVTTFLNRMKSNHMRGRSITNDSAVLSLFQSINNMHPQLLDILNQLDEKRLYYEGLQDKLAQVRDARAALNALRDEHREKLRRAAEEAERQRQIQLAQKLEIMRQKKQEYLEMQRQLAIQRLQEQEKERQMRLEQQKITVQMRAQMPAFSLPYAQMQSLPPNVAGGVVYQPGAPPSYPGTFSPAGSVEGSPMHHIYMNPPGQTAPPQYQAMPSAAPDPNMVDAYMYQASSSNVQPAPPPGQGPPTTSPPYSNYQPTPTQGYQNAVSQAQSMPPMSQPAPTNGMGYMGYQPYSMQNMISALPGQDPNMPPQQQYMPGQPPMYQQVAPPGGPQQQPVSQAVPGSSEAQLISFD; from the exons ATGGGAAAAGGTGGAGGTACATTTGAGCGGCTTCTGG ATAAAGCCACCAgtcagctgctgctggagactGACTGGGAATCCATCCTGCAGATCTGTGATCTCATTCGACAAGGAGACGCGCA AGCTAAATATGCCATCGGGGCCATTAAGAAGAAGCTGAATGACAAAAATCCACATGTGGCCCTCTACGCACTTGAG GTCCTGGAGTCAGTGGTGAAGAACTGTGGCCAGACAGTCCACGATGAGGTGGCAAGTAAACAAACTATGGAAGAACTGAAGGAGTTACTTAAG ACGGAACCAAACGTAAGAAACAAGATCCTTTACCTGATCCAGGCCTGGGCTCACGCCTTCCGCAACGAGCCCAAATATAAGGTGGTCCAAGACACCTATCAGATCATGAAAGTGGAAG GTCATGTGTTCCCCGAGTTTAAGGAGAGCGATGCGATGTTTGCAGCTGAGAGA GCCCCAGACTGGGTTGATGCGGAGGAGTGCCACCGGTGCAGAGTCCAGTTTGGAGTTATGACAAGAAAG CACCACTGTCGAGCCTGCGGACAAATTTTCTGTGGCAAGTGTTCGTCTAAGTGCTCCACCATTCCCAAGTTTGGCATAGAGAAggaagtgcgtgtgtgtgagcccTGCTTTGAGCTACTTAACAA CCACCCCTCGCTTTCTCCTCCGTTGAGGAAAGCTGAAGGTAAAGCCCCCGCCCCCGGTGCCGCCGAGCTGCCTCCTGAGTACCTGACCAGCCCGCTCTCCCAACAATCCCAGGTAGAA ATGCCCCCCAAGAGAGATGAGGCAGCactgcaggaggaggaagagctgCAGCTGGCCATTGCCCTTTCGCAGAGCGAGGCTGAGGAGAAGGAGCGAATG AGGCAAAAGAACTCTTACTCGATGTACCCCAAAGCTGATCCAACTCCAGTAACTTCCTCAGCACCACCAGTCAGCACCCTTTACACTTCCCCTGTG AACTCCTCTGCTCCATCAGCTGAAGATGTAGACCCTGAG CTGGCCCGTTACCTGAACAGAACGTACTGGGAGAAGAAACAGGAAGATGCTCGCAAGAGTCCCACCCCCTCAGCCCCTGCCTCAGTGCCATCGGCTGAGTCCCTTCCACCAATCAGTCAGCCAGTAGAAAGTCATGTCGCTGTcgctgtccctgtctctgtctctgtccagcCAGTCAACATAGTGGAG CAGCAGTACCAGAACGGGGAGTCGGAGGAGAACCACGAGCAGTTCCTGAAGGCTCTGCAAAATTCTGTTACCACGTTCCTCAACCGCATGAAGAGCAACCACATGCGTGGGCGCAGCATCACCAACGACAGTGCTGTGCTCTCACTCTTCCAATCCATTAACAACATGCATCCACAGCTGTTGGACATCCTCAACCAGCTAGATGAGAAGCGAT TGTACTATGAAGGGCTGCAGGACAAGTTGGCACAGGTGCGTGATGCTCGGGCAGCCCTCAACGCACTTCGAGACGAACACAGAGAGAAGCTGCGTCGCGCTGCAGaggaagcagagagacagaggcagatACAGCTGGCACAAAAACTGGAGATAATGAGGCAGAAGAAACAG GAGTACCTAGAGATGCAACGACAGCTGGCCATCCAGCGCCTCCAGGAGCAGGAAAAGGAAAGGCAGATGCGTCTGGAGCAGCAGAAAATAACAGTCCAGATGAGAGCCCAAATGCCTGCTTTCTCGCTGCCTTACGCCCAG ATGCAGTCTTTGCCCCCCAATGTGGCAGGAGGGGTTGTGTACCAGCCTGGTGCTCCAccgagctacccaggcaccttCAGTCCTGCAGGTTCGGTGGAGGGTTCCCCTATGCACCACATTTATATGAACCCACCTGGGCAGACTGCACCACCTCAGTACCAGGCCATGCCCAGTGCTGCTCCAG ATCCCAATATGGTTGATGCATACATGTACCAGGCATCAAGCAGCAATGTGCagcctgctcctcctcctggtCAGGGTCCGCCGACTACTAGTCCACCCTATTCCAACTATCAGCCCACACCCACTCAGGGCTACCAG AATGCAGTGTCTCAGGCCCAGAGTATGCCCCCCATGTCCCAGCCTGCCCCCACCAATGGTATGGGTTACATGGGCTACCAGCCATACAGCATGCAGAACATGATTTCAGCATTGCCAGGACAGGACCCCAATATGCCCCCCCAACAGCAGTACATGCCAGGCCAGCCGCCCATGTACCAACAG GTGGCTCCCCCTGGTGGCCCGCAGCAGCAGCCGGTCTCTCAGGCTGTGCCCGGCAGCTCTGAGGCACAGCTCATCTCCTTCGACTGA